In Pseudofrankia saprophytica, one genomic interval encodes:
- a CDS encoding PspC domain-containing protein: MSTDPETPAAPPAAPPAPSPPPPAPPRRLRRSATDRVGAGVAGGLGEYAGVDPVLFRVLFAVAAFFGGAGALAYAVAWAVIPVEGTEHAPVDGWVDGLRRHHIPPWLVAAVGCLLLWAVAFSWWSPHPPWPLLALVLVPLLLFGSRDGGWRRPVPTAPSGSSAAGEASGSAEAPAVRLDKGPTAAPPAWATEARAWLGEARQAARARRRRSWPLRVAAFTTLAATLTVLGVTDALVGIWLPVYFWVIGGIALVALLLGAVLRRTPWSLLPLLLVAALGTAAFGGTHASLNDGVGQRVWTPATAADLRGDYRLAFGQSVLDLRRLTPEVAQDIHVTLGAGQVRVLLPATMNATVRADVRLGDVTVDGAGSFTDDDRGWGERRRGVGTGQTILPPTGATGPAVTIDVDVADGNITVDHG, from the coding sequence ATGAGCACAGATCCCGAGACCCCGGCGGCCCCGCCCGCCGCACCGCCCGCCCCATCCCCACCCCCACCCGCACCCCCGCGCCGGCTGCGCCGCAGCGCCACCGACCGGGTCGGCGCCGGCGTCGCCGGTGGGCTTGGCGAGTACGCCGGCGTCGACCCGGTGCTGTTCCGAGTCCTGTTCGCCGTGGCCGCGTTCTTCGGCGGCGCCGGCGCGCTGGCCTACGCGGTCGCGTGGGCGGTCATCCCGGTCGAGGGCACCGAGCACGCGCCCGTCGACGGCTGGGTCGACGGCCTGCGCCGGCACCACATCCCGCCGTGGCTGGTGGCCGCGGTCGGTTGCCTCCTGCTGTGGGCTGTCGCCTTCAGCTGGTGGTCGCCGCACCCGCCGTGGCCGCTGCTCGCGCTGGTCCTCGTGCCGTTGCTGCTGTTCGGGTCGAGGGACGGCGGCTGGCGCCGTCCCGTGCCGACGGCGCCGTCCGGGTCCTCGGCCGCGGGCGAGGCGTCGGGCTCGGCCGAGGCACCGGCGGTGCGCCTCGACAAGGGTCCGACGGCGGCGCCGCCCGCCTGGGCCACCGAGGCGCGGGCCTGGCTGGGGGAGGCCCGGCAGGCGGCGCGCGCACGGCGGCGGCGATCCTGGCCGCTGCGGGTGGCCGCGTTCACGACGCTGGCGGCGACGCTGACCGTCCTCGGCGTGACCGACGCCCTGGTGGGGATCTGGCTGCCGGTCTACTTCTGGGTCATCGGCGGGATCGCCCTGGTCGCGTTGCTGCTCGGGGCGGTGCTGCGCCGCACCCCGTGGTCGCTGCTCCCGCTGCTGCTGGTCGCGGCGCTCGGCACCGCGGCGTTCGGCGGCACGCACGCGAGCCTGAACGACGGGGTCGGGCAGCGGGTCTGGACGCCGGCCACGGCCGCCGACCTGCGCGGCGACTACCGGCTCGCCTTCGGCCAGAGCGTGCTCGACCTGCGCCGCCTCACCCCGGAGGTGGCCCAGGACATCCACGTCACCCTCGGCGCGGGGCAGGTCCGGGTGCTCCTGCCGGCGACGATGAACGCGACCGTCAGGGCCGACGTGCGCCTGGGCGACGTCACGGTCGACGGTGCCGGCTCCTTCACCGACGACGATCGTGGCTGGGGCGAGCGGCGGCGCGGCGTCGGAACCGGCCAGACGATCCTGCCGCCGACCGGCGCCACGGGCCCGGCGGTCACGATCGACGTCGACGTCGCCGACGGCAACATCACCGTCGACCACGGCTGA
- a CDS encoding CobW family GTP-binding protein, whose translation MSTRVPVIALTGYLGAGKTTVLNRLLQTPGARLGVVVNDFGAINVDAALVTGQVDQPASIAGGCLCCLPDTDGLDQALEKLTHPRLRLDAVIVEASGVADPPALARLIRFSAVDRVRPGGLVDVVDAASYFDTVDRGGLPPARFASATLVLINKTDRIPPEHRAETVARISSRVRESNPRAHLVETTHGRIDPVLVFDAASPHDPVDELPLAALSRHEHDHDDEPHPRVDAVTVPATGPVDPGLLVDLIEDPPANVYRLKGTVTVNTGPSTRGYVVNIVGRQVHVATRPVTEGPDGLVAIGMHLDVPTVRARLEAALQPRFERPAADGIRRLARLRRLSP comes from the coding sequence ATGAGCACGCGGGTGCCTGTGATCGCACTCACCGGGTACCTGGGCGCGGGCAAGACGACGGTGCTCAACCGTCTGCTCCAGACGCCGGGGGCACGGCTCGGGGTAGTGGTCAACGACTTCGGAGCGATCAACGTCGATGCCGCGCTCGTCACCGGTCAGGTGGACCAGCCGGCCTCGATCGCGGGCGGCTGCCTGTGCTGCCTGCCGGACACGGACGGCCTGGACCAGGCCCTGGAGAAGCTGACCCATCCCCGCTTGCGGCTGGACGCGGTGATCGTGGAGGCCAGCGGCGTGGCCGACCCGCCGGCCCTGGCGAGGCTCATCCGGTTCAGCGCCGTGGACCGCGTCCGACCCGGCGGCCTCGTCGACGTGGTCGACGCCGCCTCGTACTTCGACACCGTCGACCGCGGTGGGCTGCCGCCAGCCCGGTTCGCGTCGGCCACCCTCGTTCTGATCAACAAGACGGACCGGATTCCGCCGGAACACCGGGCCGAGACGGTGGCGCGGATCTCCAGCCGGGTACGCGAGAGCAACCCGCGGGCGCACCTCGTCGAGACGACGCACGGCCGCATCGACCCGGTACTCGTGTTCGACGCCGCCAGCCCGCACGACCCGGTCGACGAGCTTCCCCTCGCGGCCCTGTCCAGGCACGAGCATGACCACGATGACGAGCCGCACCCGCGCGTCGACGCGGTCACCGTTCCCGCCACCGGCCCGGTCGATCCCGGCCTGCTGGTCGACCTGATCGAGGACCCGCCCGCGAACGTCTACCGCCTCAAGGGCACCGTGACCGTGAACACGGGGCCAAGTACGCGCGGTTATGTGGTCAACATCGTCGGCCGGCAGGTCCACGTCGCGACGAGGCCCGTGACGGAAGGTCCCGACGGTCTGGTCGCCATCGGCATGCATCTCGACGTGCCCACCGTCCGCGCCCGGCTCGAGGCGGCGCTCCAGCCTCGCTTCGAGCGTCCCGCCGCGGACGGGATACGCCGCCTCGCCAGGCTCCGACGCCTGAGCCCCTGA